The following are encoded together in the Oncorhynchus masou masou isolate Uvic2021 chromosome 5, UVic_Omas_1.1, whole genome shotgun sequence genome:
- the LOC135539600 gene encoding carbohydrate sulfotransferase 11-like, translated as MRKPKVNRMVLAMCLWCFIMVIFYFHSNPKPASAQGSGRSSGQGKSGRSPLQMLYDIDQLEQSAVQVTHQGRRELLEDACRSYTRKRRVLIPEDLKHIIVDDQHGLLYCYVPKVACTNWKRVLMVLTGAAGPHRDPLAIPANEAHVPGNLRTLSEYSTSQINQRLRSYLKFVFVREPFERLVSAYRNKFTRSYNTAFHKRYGTKIIRQHRPDPQAEALERGDDVSFEEFVYYLVDPATQREEPFNEHWERVHTLCHPCLIHYDVVGKYETLEQDSRYVLQLAGVKGQVTFPTSAKSTRTTGDMAAQFFHSISPFYQKKLYNLYHMDFLLFNYSTPEYLKFR; from the exons ATGAGAAAACCCAAAGTTAATCGGATGGTTCTTGCAATGTGCTTGTGGTGTTTTATAATGGTTATATTCTATTTTCACAGCAACCCGAAACCAG cCTCAGCGCAGGGCAGTGGGAGGAGCAGCGGCCAGGGAAAGTCAGGGAGAAGTCCACTCCAGATGCTCTATGACATTGACCAG CTGGAGCAGTCGGCAGTGCAGGTGACCCACCAGGGTCGGCGGGAGCTGCTGGAAGACGCCTGCCGCTCGTACACGCGCAAGCGCCGCGTCCTCATCCCCGAGGACCTCAAGCACATCATTGTGGACGACCAGCATGGCCTGCTCTACTGCTACGTGCCCAAGGTGGCCTGCACCAACTGGAAACGAGTTCTCATGGTCCTGACAGGCGCCGCTGGCCCCCACCGCGACCCCCTCGCCATTCCCGCCAATGAGGCCCACGTGCCGGGCAACCTACGCACCCTCTCTGAGTACTCCACCTCCCAGATCAACCAGCGACTGCGCTCCTACCTGAAGTTTGTGTTTGTGCGCGAGCCTTTTGAGCGGCTCGTCTCGGCCTACCGCAACAAGTTCACACGGAGCTACAACACAGCTTTCCACAAGCGCTATGGCACCAAGATCATCCGCCAGCATCGGCCTGACCCGCAGGCCGAGGCGCTGGAGCGGGGCGACGACGTCTCCTTTGAGGAATTTGTGTACTACCTGGTGGATCCAGCCACGCAGCGTGAGGAGCCCTTCAACGAGCACTGGGAGCGGGTGCACACGCTGTGCCACCCCTGCCTCATCCACTATGATGTGGTGGGCAAGTATGAGACGCTGGAGCAGGACTCTCGCTACGTGCTGCAGCTGGCCGGGGTGAAGGGCCAGGTGACCTTCCCCACCTCAGCCAAGAGCACCAGGACTACGGGAGACATGGCCGCCCAGTTCTTCCACAGCATCAGCCCCTTCTACCAGAAGAAGCTGTACAACCTATACCACATGGACTTCCTGCTGTTCAACTACTCCACGCCGGAGTACCTGAAGTTTCGATGA